A region from the Vanessa tameamea isolate UH-Manoa-2023 chromosome 3, ilVanTame1 primary haplotype, whole genome shotgun sequence genome encodes:
- the LOC113397339 gene encoding dehydrodolichyl diphosphate synthase complex subunit DHDDS, whose protein sequence is MATWIKQNCISFFQLFCIKVIKNGRVPQHLAFIMDGNRRYAKKLSVNCSAGHVKGFDKLSETLKWCLDLGIPEVTVYAFSIENYKRSTSEVDALMDLARDKFKRFLDEIDQINEWGVKLHIAGRLSLLPSDLQVILSKAMLATKNNNKLRLNIAYSYTGRDEISRAASHIVDSVQNNDLSPDDIDEDLITQTLDLGAPELLVRTSGEVRLSDFMLWQVSNTVLYFSDVLWPEFTIWNLLGAIIHFQRHAPPLPEEKENSPVQQKFLKKLENKKWQELEKIISF, encoded by the exons atggcGACAtggataaaacaaaattgcatatcattttttcaattattttgcaTAAAAGTGATTAAGAATGGACGAGTACCACAacatttagcatttataatgGATGGTAACCGTCGTTATGCAAAAAAGTTAAGTGTGAACTGCAGTGCTGGTCATGTTAAAGGATTTGATAAGCTTTCAGAAACTTTGAAg tgGTGTTTAGACCTTGGTATTCCTGAAGTGACAGTCTATGCATTtagtattgaaaattataagagAAGCACTTCAGAAGTTGATGCTTTGATGGACTTAGCTCGTGACAAATTTAAGAGGTTTTTGGAtgaaat TGATCAGATAAATGAATGGGGAGTGAAGTTACATATTGCGGGACGTTTGTCTCTTCTGCCTAGTGATTTGCAAGTAATTTTGTCTAAGGCAATGTTGgccactaaaaataataataaacttcgcCTAAATATAGCATATTCTTATacag GTCGTGATGAAATAAGTAGAGCTGCTTCACATATTGTAGATAGCGTTCAGAATAATGATCTTTCACCTGATGATATCGACGAAGACCTAATCACACAAACATTGGACCTTGGAGCACCTGAACTATTAGTAAGAACTTCTGGTGAAGTCAGACTTTCTGATTTCATGCTATGgcag gTATCTAATACAGTTCTTTACTTCAGTGATGTTTTATGGCCAGAATTTACAATATGGAACCTATTGGGTGCCATCATACATTTCCAAAGACATGCACCACCATTACcagaagaaaaagaaaacagtCCTGTTCAAcagaaatttttgaaaaaattagaaaataagaaATGGCAAGAGCTGGAAAAAATTATTAGCTTTTAG
- the LOC113397343 gene encoding mitochondrial import inner membrane translocase subunit Tim8 translates to MTDLSDFSAGKDSELQDFLLVEKQKAQFHAQIHEFNDFCWDKCVDKPGSKLDSRTETCLTNCVERFIDVSLLITNRFAQMLEKGGGMH, encoded by the exons atgactGACTTATCGGACTTTTCAGCCGGAAAAGATTCGGAACTACAAGACTTTTTGTTAGTAGAAAAGCAGAAAGCTCAATTCCATGCTCAG attcatGAATTTAATGACTTCTGTTGGGACAAGTGTGTCGACAAGCCTGGTTCAAAGTTGGATTCAAGAACAGAAACATGCCTCACTAATTGTGTCGAGAGATTTATCGATGTGTCTCTACTCATCACAAATAGATTTGCACAGATGCTAGAGAAGGGTGGTGGCATGCATTGA
- the LOC113397338 gene encoding protein FAM50 homolog — protein sequence MAHYKGAASEAGRAMHLMKKREKAQQEIELRKKKIEEDLKIDNIENKFATHYDAVEQQLKSSTIGLVTLDEMKAKQEHIVREREKKLAQKKAEKEKERQKEIEAKQAQKNKQKRQIQALSFDLNEDEEEDVEDEETPETTWRDKDETVCKKIKKNPDVDTSFLPDREREEADLKLREELRLEWVMTQASLKDEPITVTFSYWDGSGHRRNVTLKKGNSIYQFLQRCLDTLRPEFSELKTVSADQLMYVKEDLILPHHYTFYDFIVTKARGKSGPLFQFDASDDIRLVNDATQEKQDSHAGKVLLRSWYERNKHIFPASRWEPYDPTKTYSKYTIKGK from the exons ATGGCACACTACAAAGGTGCAGCTTCAGAAGCTGGCAGAGCCATGCATTTAATGAAGAAACGAGAAAAAGCACAACAAGAAATAGAACTACGAAAAAAGAAGATTGAAGAGGATTTAAAGATAGATAATATCGAAAACAAATTCGCTACACATTATGATGCAGTGGAACAACAATTAAAAAGTTCTACTATTGGCTTAGTAACTCTTGATGAAATGAAAGCCAAACAAGAACATATAGTTAGGGAAAGGGAGAAAAAGTTAGCCCAAAAGAAAGCGGAAAAAGAGAAGGAACGTCAAAAAGAAATAGAAGCTAAACAGGcccaaaaaaacaaacaaaaaagacaa ATTCAAGCTCTTTCTTTTGATTTAAATGAAGATGAAGAAGAAGATGTAGAAGACGAAGAAACGCCAGAAACTACCTGGCGAGACAAAGATGAAAcg gtatgtaaaaaaattaaaaaaaatccagatGTAGACACATCATTTTTACCTGACAGAGAACGAGAGGAAGCTGATTTGAAATTAAGGGAGGAGCTCAGATTAGAGTGGGTCATGACTCAAGCGAGCCTTAAGGATGAGCCCATTACTGTTACATTCAGCTATTGGGATGGATCCGGCCATAGAAGAAATGTCACATTAAAAAAAG GTAATTCTATATATCAATTCCTTCAAAGATGTTTGGATACACTTAGGCCTGAGTTTAGTGAACTGAAAACAGTATCAGCTGATCAACTTATGTATGTAAAAGAAGACCTGATATTGCCGcatcattatacattttatgacTTTATTGTTACAAAG gcAAGAGGTAAGAGTGGTCCCCTATTCCAATTTGATGCCTCAGATGATATACGATTAGTGAATGATGCAACACAAGAAAAACAAGATTCACATGCCGGAAAAGTACTTTTAag ATCGTGGTATGAAAGAAACAAACATATCTTTCCTGCATCTAGGTGGGAACCCTATGATCCAACTAAAACATATtccaaatatacaattaaaggaaaataa
- the LOC113397341 gene encoding RNA transcription, translation and transport factor protein yields MNNIFKLKLTALGHPNPVGFNSEDEKEYRSVVLWLEDQKIRHYKIEEREGLRNIESDKWKDAYNTYQRDLVSPVVEGTLNEQLNWLLSYAVRLEYADNVTKYKDVKVEQPKQSAPNVVSSNPLDNLDFDSPAFKAGVERICALTGVGPHSDPKVRLSAVAKILKTAPHPDFPKNEFNMVQQPVDVLKLLFIQDLRELQTKINEALVAVQTVTADPRTDTSLGKVGR; encoded by the exons atgaataatatttttaaacttaagctCACAGCTCTCGGCCATCCGAATCCGGTAGGATTTAATTCTGAAG ATGAAAAAGAATATAGGAGTGTTGTCTTATGGCTAGAAGATCAAAAAATTAGACATTACAAAATTGAAGAAAGAGAGGGCTTGAGAAATATTGAGTCTGATAAATGGAAGGATGCGTACAATACGTATCAAAGGGATTTAGTTAGTCCAGTTGTTGAAGGAACACTTAATGAACAGTTAAACTGGTTATTGTCATATGCAGTAAGATTAGAATACGCTGATAATG ttacaaaatataaagatgTAAAAGTGGAACAACCAAAACAGTCTGCTCCAAATGTAGTTTCATCTAACCCATTGGACAATCTAGACT tTGATAGCCCTGCATTTAAAGCTGGAGTTGAAAGGATTTGTGCTTTAACTGGAGTGGGACCTCATTCGGACCCTAAAGTTCGTCTGTCTGCTGTAGCTAAGATCTTAAAGACAGCCCCTCACCCAGATTTTCCGAAGAATGAATTCAACATGGTACAACAGCCAGTTGATGTCTTGAAGCTTCTTTTCATACAAGATCTTAgagaattacaaacaaaaattaatgaagCTTTGGTGGCTGTACAAACAGTCACTGCTGATCCTCGCACAGATACATCTTTGGGCAAAGTTGGGAGATAA